The Streptococcus sp. 29896 genome includes a region encoding these proteins:
- a CDS encoding hydroxymethylglutaryl-CoA synthase yields the protein MNIGIDKIGFAAPDFVLDLADLALARNIDPNKYKIGLLQSEMAVAPVTQDIVSLGAQAAAAILTEEDKQTIDMVIVGTESSVDQSKAAAVSIHGLLGIQPFARSIEMKEACYGATAGLSLAKSHIAQFPDSKVLVIASDIAKYGLESGGEPTQGAGAVAMLVTANPRIMVLNNDNVCQTRDIYDFWRPNYDKYPRVDGRFSTIQYTDCLTTTFDYYQKKTGQSLEDFAAMCLHIPFSKQGLKGLQAIAKNEETLNRLTERFQEAIVYNKVVGNIYTGSIFLSLLSLLENSRALEAGDQILFYSYGSGAVCEIFSGSLVEGYQKQLDQNRLESLNQRTKISMEEYEQIFFQEINLDETGTSVDLPEDPKPFALIQVDKHKRIYRK from the coding sequence ATGAACATCGGTATTGATAAAATCGGCTTTGCGGCGCCAGATTTTGTTTTAGATTTGGCTGATTTAGCCCTAGCCCGCAACATTGATCCCAATAAATATAAAATCGGACTTCTCCAGTCAGAGATGGCTGTTGCACCCGTCACGCAAGACATTGTCTCCCTCGGCGCTCAAGCTGCTGCAGCTATCTTGACAGAAGAAGACAAACAGACCATTGACATGGTCATCGTCGGAACTGAGTCAAGCGTAGACCAGAGTAAGGCCGCTGCTGTATCTATTCATGGTTTATTAGGCATCCAGCCCTTTGCTCGCTCCATCGAGATGAAGGAAGCCTGCTACGGAGCTACAGCTGGACTCAGTTTAGCCAAGAGCCACATCGCTCAATTTCCTGATTCAAAAGTCTTGGTGATTGCCAGTGATATCGCCAAGTATGGATTAGAGTCAGGTGGTGAGCCAACTCAAGGTGCTGGCGCAGTTGCCATGTTGGTCACTGCTAACCCACGCATCATGGTCCTCAATAATGACAATGTTTGCCAGACTCGCGACATTTATGACTTCTGGCGACCAAACTATGACAAGTACCCTCGCGTTGATGGTCGCTTCTCTACAATCCAATACACCGACTGCTTGACCACAACCTTTGATTATTACCAGAAAAAAACAGGTCAGTCGCTTGAAGATTTTGCAGCCATGTGCTTGCACATCCCCTTCTCCAAGCAAGGTCTCAAAGGTTTGCAAGCCATCGCTAAAAATGAAGAAACCCTCAACCGCTTGACAGAGCGCTTCCAAGAAGCCATCGTCTATAACAAGGTTGTCGGCAATATCTACACAGGCTCCATCTTCCTCTCTCTCCTTTCCCTTTTGGAAAATAGCAGAGCGCTCGAGGCAGGGGATCAAATCCTCTTTTATAGCTATGGTAGCGGTGCTGTCTGTGAAATCTTCAGCGGTTCCCTTGTTGAAGGATACCAGAAACAATTGGACCAAAATCGCTTAGAAAGCCTCAACCAACGGACCAAAATCAGTATGGAAGAATATGAACAAATCTTCTTCCAAGAAATCAACTTGGACGAGACAGGTACATCAGTTGACCTTCCAGAAGATCCAAAACCCTTTGCCCTCATTCAAGTAGACAAACACAAACGGATTTATCGTAAATAA
- a CDS encoding acetyl-CoA C-acetyltransferase, with protein MKKVAIVSAYRSAIGSFGGSLKDIAIADLGAQVLEHALSTKHIPKEDIDEVIFGNVLSAGHGQNIARQIALKAGLPETTSAYCVNKVCGSGLKSVLLAAQSIMLGDNDVVVAGGIEIMSQAAYLSKSSRFGSKFGHITLEDSMLTDGLTDAFNDYHMGITAENVAERYQISREAQDAFAYSSQEKAAKAIAEGRFIDEIVPIKLKSRKGESIFDKDEYPRLTPLEKLATLRPAFKKDGTVTAANASGINDGCAVLILMSEEKANELNLMPLAYIESYATSGLDPALMGMGPVTASKKALQKIGKTVEDIDLFELNEAFAAQSIPVVEQLGADPSKVNVNGGAIALGHPIGASGSRILVSLIHELNKQDKKLGLCALCIGGGQGISLIISHA; from the coding sequence ATGAAAAAAGTTGCTATCGTCTCAGCCTACCGATCTGCAATCGGTAGTTTTGGAGGCAGTCTCAAGGACATTGCCATCGCCGATTTAGGTGCACAAGTCCTTGAACACGCACTCAGTACCAAACACATACCAAAAGAAGACATTGACGAAGTCATTTTCGGCAATGTCCTTTCTGCTGGGCATGGACAAAATATTGCCCGTCAAATCGCCCTAAAGGCTGGACTTCCAGAAACCACCTCCGCTTACTGTGTCAATAAAGTTTGCGGATCAGGTCTCAAGTCAGTCCTCCTGGCTGCCCAATCCATCATGCTTGGTGACAATGATGTCGTTGTTGCTGGAGGCATCGAAATCATGAGCCAAGCTGCCTATCTCTCCAAATCCAGCCGATTTGGAAGTAAGTTTGGCCATATTACTTTAGAAGATTCCATGTTGACAGATGGTTTGACAGATGCTTTCAACGACTATCACATGGGCATTACAGCTGAAAATGTGGCTGAACGCTATCAAATCAGTCGTGAAGCCCAAGACGCCTTTGCATACTCTAGTCAAGAAAAAGCTGCAAAAGCTATTGCTGAAGGACGCTTTATCGATGAGATTGTACCAATAAAGCTGAAGAGTCGAAAGGGCGAAAGTATTTTTGATAAGGATGAGTATCCTCGACTAACACCACTTGAAAAACTGGCGACCTTACGACCTGCCTTCAAAAAAGATGGAACGGTTACAGCTGCCAATGCTTCTGGTATCAATGATGGCTGTGCAGTCCTCATTCTCATGTCTGAGGAAAAGGCTAATGAGCTAAACCTCATGCCTCTGGCCTATATCGAAAGTTATGCTACAAGCGGTCTAGATCCTGCCCTCATGGGAATGGGACCAGTTACTGCAAGTAAAAAGGCGCTTCAAAAGATTGGCAAAACTGTAGAAGATATTGATTTATTTGAACTAAATGAGGCATTCGCAGCCCAATCCATTCCAGTTGTCGAACAATTAGGAGCTGACCCTTCCAAGGTCAATGTCAACGGCGGTGCCATCGCTTTGGGCCACCCGATTGGAGCTAGCGGCAGTCGAATCTTGGTTAGCCTCATCCATGAACTCAACAAACAAGATAAAAAGCTGGGCCTCTGTGCCCTCTGTATCGGAGGCGGTCAAGGAATAAGCCTCATTATTTCTCATGCATAA